A genomic segment from Peribacillus sp. ACCC06369 encodes:
- a CDS encoding bifunctional (p)ppGpp synthetase/guanosine-3',5'-bis(diphosphate) 3'-pyrophosphohydrolase, with protein MANDQILTAEQVVERASLYLQPEEAEFIHRAFKYAEYAHREQFRKSGEPYIIHPIQVAGILADLEMDPATIAAGFLHDVVEDTEITLKDIEENFSPEVAMLVDGVTKLGKIKYKSQQEQQAENHRKMFVAMAQDIRVILIKLADRLHNMRTLKHLPQEKQRRISNETLEIFAPLAHRLGISTIKWELEDTALRYLNPQQYYRIVNLMKKKRAEREEYLEEVIDEVRKNVEEVNIKADLSGRPKHIYSIYRKMALQNKQFSEIYDLLAVRIVVNSIKDCYAVLGIIHTCWKPMPGRFKDYIAMPKPNMYQSLHTTVIGPKGDPLEVQIRTSDMHRIAEFGVAAHWAYKEGKDVGEQPSLEEKLTWFREILEFQDDATNAEEFMESLKIDLFSDMVFIFTPKGDVIELPSGSNPIDFAYRIHSEIGNKTIGAKVNGKMVPLDYKLKTGDIIEILTSKHSYGPSQDWLKLTQTSQAKNKIRQFFKKQRREENIEKGKELVEKEIKDMEFDLKEILTPENIRRVADKFNFLNEEDMYAAVGYNGITALQVANRLTEKWRKQKMVEQEADISEAVADLKTFSNSTKKRDSGVQVPGIDNLLIRLSRCCNPVPGDEIVGYITKGRGVSVHRQDCPNLESGDSDHRLVPVEWESTINERKEYIVEIEISGYDRRGLLNEVLQAVNETKTNISAVSGKSDRNKVATIHMSIYIHNIAHLQKVVDRIKQISDVYSVRRIMN; from the coding sequence ATGGCTAATGATCAAATATTGACTGCCGAGCAGGTTGTAGAACGTGCCAGCTTATATCTTCAGCCGGAAGAAGCTGAATTTATTCATAGAGCGTTTAAGTATGCAGAATATGCCCACCGAGAACAATTCCGTAAATCGGGAGAGCCGTATATTATTCATCCGATTCAAGTGGCGGGCATTCTGGCTGATCTTGAAATGGACCCTGCAACTATTGCGGCAGGTTTTTTACATGATGTTGTTGAAGATACGGAGATCACTCTGAAGGATATTGAAGAAAATTTCAGTCCTGAAGTCGCCATGCTCGTGGATGGCGTGACCAAATTAGGGAAAATCAAGTATAAATCACAGCAAGAGCAGCAGGCGGAAAACCATCGGAAAATGTTCGTGGCGATGGCCCAGGATATCCGGGTAATCTTGATAAAGCTTGCCGACAGACTGCACAATATGCGGACATTGAAGCATCTGCCGCAGGAGAAGCAGAGAAGGATATCGAACGAGACGTTGGAAATCTTTGCACCGCTTGCCCATCGTCTTGGTATCAGCACGATTAAATGGGAACTTGAAGATACTGCACTAAGGTATTTGAATCCTCAGCAGTATTACCGAATCGTTAACCTGATGAAGAAAAAGCGTGCAGAACGTGAAGAGTATCTGGAAGAAGTCATTGATGAAGTGCGGAAAAACGTTGAGGAAGTCAACATTAAGGCTGACCTTTCCGGCAGGCCGAAACATATATACAGCATTTATCGCAAAATGGCTTTGCAGAATAAGCAGTTCAGTGAAATTTATGATTTGCTTGCAGTTCGGATCGTCGTCAATAGCATAAAAGATTGCTATGCGGTTTTAGGGATCATCCACACATGCTGGAAGCCGATGCCTGGCCGATTTAAAGACTATATCGCGATGCCGAAGCCGAATATGTATCAATCGCTCCATACGACGGTAATCGGTCCGAAAGGCGATCCGCTCGAAGTGCAGATCCGTACTTCCGATATGCATCGCATTGCCGAGTTCGGGGTTGCCGCGCACTGGGCTTATAAAGAAGGAAAAGATGTCGGTGAACAGCCTTCATTAGAAGAAAAATTGACTTGGTTCCGGGAAATTCTTGAATTCCAGGATGACGCGACTAATGCCGAGGAATTCATGGAATCCCTTAAAATAGATCTTTTTTCTGATATGGTATTCATTTTCACACCTAAAGGCGATGTCATCGAACTCCCATCAGGTTCCAACCCGATTGATTTCGCTTACCGGATCCATTCGGAAATTGGAAACAAAACGATTGGTGCCAAAGTGAACGGGAAAATGGTACCGCTGGATTATAAACTGAAAACAGGCGACATCATTGAAATCTTAACATCGAAGCATTCATATGGTCCAAGTCAGGACTGGCTAAAACTCACGCAAACATCTCAAGCTAAAAATAAAATCCGCCAATTTTTCAAGAAGCAGCGCCGAGAAGAAAATATCGAAAAAGGCAAAGAGCTTGTTGAAAAAGAAATCAAGGATATGGAGTTTGACCTGAAGGAAATCCTGACTCCCGAGAACATCAGGCGTGTTGCAGATAAATTCAACTTCCTGAATGAAGAAGATATGTATGCAGCAGTCGGGTATAACGGAATAACTGCCCTTCAGGTAGCTAACCGCCTTACCGAAAAATGGCGAAAGCAGAAAATGGTCGAGCAGGAAGCAGATATTTCAGAAGCGGTAGCCGATCTGAAAACCTTCTCCAATTCAACTAAAAAACGTGACTCAGGTGTACAGGTGCCGGGGATTGATAACCTGCTTATCCGTTTATCACGCTGTTGTAACCCAGTTCCTGGAGATGAAATCGTTGGTTATATAACCAAAGGCCGTGGAGTTTCAGTCCATAGACAAGACTGCCCGAACCTGGAAAGCGGGGATTCCGATCATCGCCTGGTACCGGTTGAATGGGAAAGTACAATTAATGAACGCAAGGAATACATCGTTGAAATTGAAATCAGCGGGTATGACCGTCGCGGCTTATTAAACGAAGTGCTGCAGGCAGTCAATGAAACCAAGACCAACATTTCAGCGGTCTCTGGTAAATCCGACAGGAATAAGGTTGCGACCATCCACATGTCGATTTACATTCATAACATTGCCCATTTACAAAAGGTCGTCGACCGTATAAAACAAATTTCAGATGTTTATTCCGTCAGAAGGATAATGAACTAA
- a CDS encoding adenine phosphoribosyltransferase: protein MDLKQYVTIVQDWPKPGIVFKDITTLMDNGAAYKYATDQIVEYARDKNIDLVVGPEARGFIIGCPVAYSLEVGFAPVRKEGKLPRETIKVEYGLEYGKDVLTIHKDAIKPGQRILITDDLLATGGTIEATIKLVEQLGGIVAGIAFLIELTDLDGKDKLDGYDVLTLMSF from the coding sequence ATGGATTTAAAGCAATATGTAACAATTGTGCAAGACTGGCCAAAACCGGGTATTGTCTTCAAAGATATTACAACATTAATGGATAACGGCGCAGCTTATAAATACGCAACAGACCAAATCGTCGAGTACGCTCGCGATAAAAATATCGATTTAGTGGTCGGACCGGAAGCACGCGGATTCATTATCGGATGTCCAGTCGCATACTCATTGGAAGTCGGCTTTGCGCCAGTGAGAAAAGAAGGAAAACTTCCACGTGAAACGATAAAAGTTGAATATGGATTAGAATATGGCAAGGATGTTTTGACGATCCATAAAGATGCCATCAAACCGGGACAGCGTATCCTGATTACCGACGATTTACTTGCTACTGGAGGAACAATCGAAGCGACGATCAAATTGGTTGAACAGCTTGGCGGAATTGTAGCCGGGATTGCATTCCTTATTGAATTGACGGACTTGGATGGTAAAGATAAATTAGACGGCTATGATGTCTTGACATTAATGAGCTTTTAA
- the recJ gene encoding single-stranded-DNA-specific exonuclease RecJ — translation MLKPKTRWNLRTADENKVAALAEELHITPLVAALLVNRGLDTIESARSFLFVKNQTFHDPFLLKDMDKAVYRIREAIQNGEKIRIFGDYDADGVTSTTVMMTALTRLGADVDFYIPNRFTEGYGPNPMAFRLAAEQGVKVLITVDTGISAIDEAKLAGELGMDYILTDHHEPGPELPEALAIIHPKLEGSSYPFKDLAGVGVAFKLAHALLGELPEDLLEIAAIGTIADLVPLQGENRVIAAKGIEQLRLTRRPGLVALMKVANVQQEALNEESIGFAMAPRINAVGRLGDADPAVDLLMSESLEEATELANEINDINKERQAMVAEMAEEAISEVEENFPPESNGVLIIGREGWNAGVVGIVASKLVERFYRPTIVLSYDREKGYAKGSARSIAGFDLFESLSTCRELLPHFGGHPMAAGMTLKIEDVQELRDRMNLIAKEQLNEEDFTPITNLDGATTLAEVSVQTIQEMSLLAPFGVTNPKPKILIDSVQLSSARKIGANQNHLKVQLEDGENHKLDGVGFGLGHFVDELAPHAEVSVIGELSINEWNNMKKPQIFVQDVSVNHWQLFDYRGKGQAEKWLADIPAQNRKIVIFSEDIYSRYPFLRNHPDLVHIKNEQDADQLDCLEGHVVFMDMPPLREYLKRVIANKNPSRIYAHLSHEQDHFLSTMPTRDHFKWFYAFLAKKGPLDVKRYGDDLAKYRGWSRDTVDFISKVFFELDFVTIENGLIMLTTNAKKRDLSESESYIRKKEQFELEQELVYSSYQQLFDWFNHYLVHEATDLEEETKQWI, via the coding sequence ATGTTAAAGCCAAAAACTCGGTGGAACTTGCGAACTGCCGATGAAAACAAAGTTGCTGCACTAGCTGAAGAGCTCCATATCACACCTTTGGTTGCAGCGTTGCTTGTGAATCGAGGCCTGGATACGATCGAAAGTGCCCGATCATTTTTATTTGTAAAAAATCAAACTTTTCATGATCCATTTTTATTGAAAGATATGGATAAAGCAGTATATAGAATAAGAGAAGCCATTCAAAATGGAGAAAAAATACGTATATTCGGTGATTATGACGCGGATGGCGTGACATCGACCACAGTGATGATGACGGCACTAACGAGATTGGGAGCCGATGTGGATTTTTATATCCCGAATCGCTTTACAGAGGGGTATGGACCGAATCCAATGGCGTTCCGCCTTGCAGCTGAGCAAGGGGTGAAGGTATTGATAACCGTCGATACAGGAATTTCTGCAATCGATGAAGCGAAGCTTGCCGGAGAGCTTGGAATGGATTATATTTTGACCGACCACCATGAACCGGGACCGGAATTGCCTGAAGCATTGGCAATCATCCATCCTAAACTTGAGGGCAGTTCCTATCCATTTAAAGACCTTGCGGGAGTAGGGGTCGCTTTTAAGCTGGCACACGCCTTGCTTGGAGAATTGCCGGAGGATTTGCTTGAAATAGCGGCAATTGGCACCATAGCGGATTTAGTGCCTTTACAAGGGGAAAACCGCGTCATTGCTGCGAAAGGCATCGAGCAGTTACGTTTGACCCGCCGTCCGGGACTTGTTGCATTAATGAAAGTGGCGAATGTTCAGCAGGAAGCATTGAATGAAGAATCGATCGGCTTTGCGATGGCACCACGGATCAATGCTGTCGGACGTCTTGGAGATGCCGACCCCGCTGTGGATTTATTAATGTCTGAAAGCCTGGAAGAAGCGACGGAACTCGCCAATGAAATCAATGATATCAATAAAGAGCGGCAGGCTATGGTTGCAGAGATGGCGGAAGAAGCGATTTCTGAAGTTGAGGAAAACTTCCCGCCGGAGTCGAATGGTGTGCTCATCATCGGCAGGGAAGGCTGGAACGCCGGTGTTGTGGGTATTGTGGCCTCTAAACTGGTTGAACGCTTTTACCGGCCCACGATTGTATTGAGCTATGACCGGGAAAAGGGATACGCTAAAGGTTCTGCTCGGAGTATCGCCGGTTTCGATCTTTTTGAAAGTCTGTCCACTTGCCGTGAATTACTGCCTCATTTTGGTGGCCATCCTATGGCTGCTGGAATGACATTGAAAATTGAAGATGTTCAGGAGCTTAGGGACCGCATGAACTTGATTGCGAAGGAACAACTGAATGAAGAGGACTTCACACCCATTACAAATTTGGACGGTGCTACGACTTTAGCTGAAGTTTCCGTTCAAACGATTCAGGAGATGAGCCTGCTAGCGCCATTCGGGGTTACGAATCCTAAGCCGAAGATTTTGATAGATTCCGTACAACTTTCAAGCGCCCGTAAAATTGGTGCCAACCAAAATCACTTGAAGGTCCAGCTGGAAGATGGTGAAAATCATAAACTTGATGGCGTAGGCTTCGGTCTCGGTCATTTTGTGGATGAATTAGCGCCGCACGCTGAAGTCTCGGTGATTGGAGAGCTTTCCATCAATGAGTGGAATAATATGAAAAAGCCCCAGATCTTTGTCCAGGATGTCTCGGTGAACCATTGGCAGTTATTCGATTACCGCGGCAAGGGCCAGGCAGAGAAGTGGCTTGCCGACATTCCGGCACAAAACCGGAAAATCGTCATTTTCTCGGAAGATATTTATAGCAGATATCCCTTTTTACGAAACCATCCGGATCTTGTTCATATCAAGAATGAACAGGATGCAGATCAGCTCGACTGCCTAGAAGGACATGTGGTTTTTATGGACATGCCACCGTTAAGGGAATATTTGAAACGGGTCATTGCCAATAAGAATCCATCGCGTATCTACGCTCACCTTTCACATGAACAGGACCATTTCTTAAGTACGATGCCAACAAGGGACCATTTTAAATGGTTTTACGCCTTCCTTGCCAAAAAGGGTCCGCTCGATGTGAAAAGATATGGTGATGACCTTGCCAAATACCGCGGCTGGTCAAGGGATACCGTGGATTTCATTTCTAAGGTGTTTTTTGAGCTTGATTTTGTTACAATAGAGAATGGGTTAATTATGCTTACAACCAATGCGAAGAAACGCGATCTCAGTGAATCTGAATCGTATATAAGAAAGAAAGAGCAATTTGAGCTTGAACAAGAGCTAGTTTATTCTTCCTATCAGCAATTATTCGATTGGTTCAATCATTATTTAGTCCATGAGGCAACAGACCTTGAGGAGGAAACAAAGCAATGGATTTAA
- the secDF gene encoding protein translocase subunit SecDF, with product MVKRGRIVAFFLIALLIFAAMGSTSKGILKDIKLGLDLQGGFEVLYEVKPLSGEKITPDVLRATVSSLERRVNVLGVSEPNIQIEGKDRIRVQLAGVKDQNNAREILSTQAKLSFRDYNDKEMMTGADLKEGGAKQTFQDNKPVVEVTLKDVNKFKDITQKISSMESPTNVLAIWLDFEEGKDSIKDTASQDNMISAPTVKEVFNTKKVYITGQFTVEEAKELAALLDAGALPVDLKEKYSTSVGAQFGAGALNDTIFAGIIGIALVFIFMLVYYRFPGFIAVVTLSIYIFLTLLVFDWMNAVLTLPGIAALVLGVGMAVDANIITYERIRDELKLGRSVKAAYKEGTKNSLATITDANLTTLLAAAVLFYYGTSSVKGFATTLIISILMSFITAVYGTRLFMSLWVNSGFLDKRTTWFGVKKKYIHDLSEKIELMSLPTRFDKIDFVKHRKVFYGISIGVTIIGIIFLLVFRLNLGIDFTSGTRIEIASKDVLTTQQVKTEMSKVGIDKKDIKDVRLAGKENKNAVVRTVGVLDKQEIAELKDHFKKDYGAEPNVSTVSPTVGKELAKNAMFALAIASIGIILYVSIRFEWRMAVPAVVALIHDAFFIITVFSLLRLEVDITFIAAVLTIVGYSINDTIVTFDRIRENLRFSRKVKTVEELENIVNISIRQTLTRSINTVLTVLITVIALAIFGSEAIRNFSIALFIGLICGVYSSLLIASQFWLDLKIRELKKKGPLNTAKEKKQSLEGQV from the coding sequence ATGGTAAAAAGAGGCAGGATCGTTGCGTTTTTTCTAATTGCACTTTTGATTTTCGCAGCGATGGGATCGACTTCAAAAGGAATCCTAAAGGATATCAAGCTGGGTCTTGATCTTCAAGGCGGCTTTGAAGTGTTATATGAAGTAAAACCGCTGTCTGGGGAAAAGATCACCCCGGATGTTTTACGGGCTACAGTAAGCTCGCTTGAGCGGCGTGTCAATGTTTTGGGCGTTAGCGAACCTAACATTCAAATCGAAGGGAAAGACCGGATCCGCGTTCAATTGGCTGGAGTCAAAGACCAAAACAACGCTCGGGAAATCCTTTCGACACAAGCTAAATTATCCTTCCGTGATTATAACGATAAGGAAATGATGACCGGTGCTGACCTGAAAGAAGGCGGCGCGAAACAAACGTTCCAAGATAATAAACCGGTTGTCGAAGTCACATTGAAAGATGTGAATAAATTTAAGGATATCACCCAAAAAATTTCCTCGATGGAAAGTCCGACTAATGTCCTTGCAATCTGGTTGGATTTCGAAGAAGGAAAAGATTCCATTAAAGATACAGCTTCACAGGACAATATGATTTCAGCTCCAACTGTTAAGGAAGTTTTCAATACGAAGAAGGTATATATTACAGGTCAATTCACGGTGGAAGAAGCGAAAGAGCTTGCAGCCCTTCTGGATGCAGGTGCCCTGCCTGTAGATTTAAAAGAAAAGTACTCTACTTCTGTAGGTGCCCAATTTGGCGCGGGTGCGCTGAATGATACCATTTTTGCGGGCATAATCGGAATTGCACTTGTTTTTATTTTCATGCTTGTGTATTACCGCTTCCCGGGATTCATTGCAGTCGTCACTTTAAGCATATACATTTTCTTGACGCTATTAGTGTTTGATTGGATGAATGCAGTCCTTACGCTGCCTGGTATTGCGGCATTGGTACTCGGGGTCGGGATGGCTGTCGATGCCAACATCATAACCTACGAGCGAATCAGGGATGAGCTGAAACTTGGCCGTTCAGTTAAAGCAGCTTATAAAGAAGGTACGAAAAATTCACTTGCTACGATCACGGATGCGAACTTAACGACCTTGCTGGCTGCAGCCGTTCTGTTCTATTATGGAACAAGCTCGGTTAAAGGGTTTGCAACAACTTTGATCATTTCGATTTTAATGAGTTTCATTACAGCCGTCTATGGTACACGTCTTTTCATGAGCCTGTGGGTGAATAGCGGGTTCCTGGACAAACGTACAACATGGTTTGGCGTGAAAAAGAAATACATTCACGATTTATCCGAGAAAATTGAATTAATGTCATTGCCAACGCGCTTTGATAAAATCGATTTCGTCAAACATCGGAAAGTTTTTTATGGCATTTCAATCGGTGTCACAATTATCGGGATCATTTTCCTGCTCGTCTTCAGATTGAATCTAGGGATTGATTTCACGAGCGGTACCAGAATTGAGATTGCGTCCAAAGATGTCTTGACGACTCAGCAAGTCAAAACCGAAATGAGCAAGGTCGGTATTGACAAAAAGGACATCAAGGATGTCAGGCTCGCTGGAAAAGAAAATAAAAACGCTGTCGTTCGGACAGTCGGTGTCCTTGATAAACAGGAAATCGCTGAATTGAAGGACCACTTCAAGAAGGATTACGGAGCAGAACCGAATGTCAGCACCGTTTCGCCGACAGTCGGGAAAGAACTTGCGAAAAATGCCATGTTTGCGTTAGCGATTGCATCAATAGGAATCATATTGTATGTATCGATACGATTTGAATGGCGAATGGCTGTACCGGCCGTCGTAGCGCTAATACATGACGCATTCTTCATCATAACGGTTTTCAGCTTACTTCGGCTTGAAGTGGATATCACCTTCATTGCTGCGGTTCTGACGATCGTCGGTTATTCGATCAATGATACGATCGTAACCTTTGACCGCATTCGTGAAAACTTACGCTTCAGTCGTAAAGTCAAAACCGTCGAAGAGCTTGAGAACATTGTAAACATCAGTATCAGGCAAACTTTGACGAGATCCATTAACACAGTACTGACCGTTCTCATTACGGTTATCGCGTTGGCGATATTCGGCAGTGAAGCTATCCGAAACTTCTCGATTGCACTGTTTATCGGTTTAATATGCGGCGTGTATTCATCACTATTGATCGCTTCCCAATTCTGGCTTGATTTGAAAATCAGGGAATTGAAGAAGAAAGGTCCGCTGAATACCGCAAAAGAGAAGAAACAAAGTCTTGAAGGACAAGTTTAA